From a single Desulfuribacillus stibiiarsenatis genomic region:
- the lepB gene encoding signal peptidase I — translation MTYKDFFLEIGYWIRTTLVVFACSLLITVFVLQPYEVNGSSMEPTFIGEDPHNKEQEGDRVFIFKTPYLLGSEPKYGDMVVIDSGFSEKRTIIKRLKDSPLIRMIDKTKQDSDSKYWIKRVIGEAGDTLEFIDGYIYRNGVPLAEPYIIDQMVFPFEPVEVPEGHVFLMGDNRNNSYDSRQVGPIPTDHVVGKVSFRYYPFNRMTMF, via the coding sequence ATGACATATAAAGATTTTTTTCTTGAGATAGGCTATTGGATAAGAACAACCCTGGTTGTTTTTGCATGTTCATTGTTAATTACGGTATTTGTCTTGCAGCCTTATGAAGTAAATGGTAGTTCCATGGAACCAACATTTATCGGGGAAGATCCTCATAACAAGGAACAAGAGGGAGATCGTGTGTTCATTTTCAAGACTCCGTATTTACTTGGCAGCGAACCGAAATATGGCGATATGGTAGTGATAGATAGTGGTTTTAGCGAAAAGAGAACAATCATTAAGAGACTTAAAGATAGTCCATTAATTCGAATGATTGATAAGACTAAGCAGGATAGCGACAGCAAGTACTGGATAAAAAGGGTGATTGGGGAAGCGGGCGATACGTTAGAGTTTATCGATGGCTATATTTATCGGAATGGCGTACCATTAGCAGAACCGTATATTATTGATCAAATGGTGTTCCCTTTCGAACCAGTGGAAGTCCCAGAAGGACATGTCTTCTTAATGGGAGATAACCGTAACAATAGCTATGATAGCCGTCAAGTTGGCCCTATACCGACAGATCATGTAGTGGGTAAGGTGTCCTTCCGATACTACCCGTTTAATCGAATGACAATGTTTTAA
- a CDS encoding cupin domain-containing protein, producing MLGERIRTKRKELNMSIKEVADKTGLTSGFISQVERDLADPSITSLRRIAEALEVPIFYFLMETKEQNPVVRKHERKKLNFPSSHLTYELLTPDLNRQMEMFMARLEPGAVTCEEPLSHPGEEGIVVMQGKMKITIGNDEYVLDEGDSIYYLSSIPHKIESTGTEDLLFISSVTPPAF from the coding sequence GTGCTAGGGGAACGAATTCGTACAAAACGAAAAGAATTAAATATGAGTATTAAAGAAGTAGCAGATAAAACAGGTCTTACCTCTGGCTTTATCAGTCAAGTGGAGCGAGATTTGGCTGACCCTTCGATTACTTCCTTAAGAAGAATTGCCGAGGCCCTTGAGGTCCCAATCTTTTATTTTCTCATGGAAACTAAGGAACAGAATCCTGTGGTAAGGAAGCATGAACGGAAAAAGTTGAACTTTCCATCGTCTCATTTAACCTATGAGCTCCTAACACCTGATCTCAATCGGCAAATGGAAATGTTCATGGCGCGGTTAGAGCCGGGGGCAGTCACTTGTGAGGAACCTTTAAGCCATCCAGGCGAAGAAGGAATCGTAGTGATGCAAGGGAAAATGAAGATCACAATTGGCAACGATGAATATGTACTCGATGAAGGAGATAGTATTTACTATTTATCAAGTATTCCCCATAAGATAGAAAGTACGGGGACGGAGGACTTACTGTTTATATCCTCTGTCACACCACCAGCGTTTTAA
- a CDS encoding L-lactate dehydrogenase has protein sequence MVHRTQSKVVVVGIGNVGATLAYTLAIKGGIQELVLIDINEQKARGDMLDINHGLPLLHPIQIKVGDYSDCKDADIIVLTAGANQKPGETRIDLLNKNASIFKTMIHEITKHTTTAILLVATNPVDVLTYYTWKESGYPKEKVIGSGTVLDSARFRYLLSQKLDVDPRSVHAHIIGEHGDSELAVWSLANVGGVTLEHWTQQILTAEEKQDIYEKTRDAAYEIIQAKGATYYAIAVALDRIVRAILGNENAVLSVSSYIEDYYDVEDVFMGIPSIINRDGVKQVISLPLNEEEQKAFQASAKKIKDINRQLP, from the coding sequence ATGGTTCATCGAACGCAGTCAAAGGTAGTGGTAGTAGGGATAGGAAATGTTGGTGCCACATTGGCGTATACATTGGCAATTAAGGGTGGAATTCAAGAGCTAGTCCTTATTGATATTAACGAACAGAAAGCACGAGGAGACATGCTAGACATTAACCATGGTCTGCCGTTATTGCACCCGATTCAGATTAAAGTAGGAGATTATTCTGACTGTAAGGATGCCGACATCATTGTTCTAACGGCAGGGGCCAATCAGAAACCAGGGGAAACAAGGATTGACCTGCTAAACAAGAATGCATCAATCTTTAAAACGATGATTCATGAAATTACCAAGCACACGACAACAGCTATTTTATTAGTAGCCACAAACCCTGTAGATGTACTTACATACTACACGTGGAAAGAATCCGGCTATCCGAAAGAAAAGGTTATTGGTTCAGGAACAGTACTCGACTCCGCAAGATTCCGCTACTTATTAAGTCAGAAGTTAGATGTCGATCCAAGAAGTGTGCATGCACATATTATCGGTGAACATGGGGATTCAGAACTCGCTGTATGGAGCTTGGCGAATGTAGGTGGGGTTACCCTCGAGCATTGGACACAACAGATACTGACAGCAGAAGAAAAGCAGGATATCTATGAAAAGACGAGAGACGCAGCCTATGAAATCATACAAGCGAAAGGCGCAACCTACTATGCGATTGCCGTAGCACTTGACCGTATTGTTCGTGCCATATTAGGAAATGAAAATGCAGTACTATCTGTATCCTCATATATAGAAGACTATTACGATGTGGAAGATGTGTTTATGGGAATACCATCGATTATCAATCGAGATGGTGTAAAACAGGTCATATCGTTACCACTTAATGAAGAAGAACAGAAGGCTTTCCAAGCCTCAGCGAAGAAAATAAAGGATATAAATCGACAATTACCCTAA
- the thrC gene encoding threonine synthase, with protein sequence MKKLLGFTCTICNKDLEWNPSTYTCPSCGTEGILDVKYDYEFLKGHIDKKYFAENKNYTMWRYAPLMSIEGKKLKQTLKVGWTPLYRSERLAKHLGLEKLYIKDDGLNPTGSLKDRASAVAVAKAMEAGWDTIACSSTGNAASSLAGNAASMGLKTVIFVPERAPQGKVAQLLIYGANVISVKGNYQQTFEMSAAAIEKWGWYNRNAAINPHLVEGKKTVSLEIAEQLEWQVPDWVVVSVGDGCTVAGVYKGFYDLHQIGLIDRIPKILAVQAAGCSPLYKAFLENKPFEPTEENTIADSIAVGVPRNPIKALRAVKDSQGTYITVTDEEILAAMKLLGSLEGIFGEPAGVTGLAGLIKALQEQTIVSTESVAFICTGNGLKDVQNAIQAAGEPLKLEPDVKELDKIDLFHNMK encoded by the coding sequence ATGAAGAAGTTATTAGGTTTTACATGTACCATATGTAATAAGGACTTGGAATGGAATCCTAGTACCTACACCTGCCCTAGTTGTGGTACTGAGGGAATCCTCGATGTGAAATACGATTATGAGTTCTTGAAAGGACATATCGACAAGAAATATTTTGCAGAAAATAAGAACTATACGATGTGGCGGTATGCACCACTCATGTCTATCGAAGGGAAAAAGCTAAAGCAAACCTTAAAGGTGGGCTGGACGCCTCTATACCGTTCGGAGCGGCTTGCCAAGCACCTTGGCTTAGAGAAACTATATATAAAAGATGATGGACTAAATCCTACGGGTTCGTTAAAGGATCGAGCATCGGCAGTAGCTGTAGCGAAGGCTATGGAAGCTGGTTGGGACACGATTGCATGTAGCTCCACGGGAAATGCAGCATCTTCATTAGCGGGGAACGCCGCAAGTATGGGCTTGAAGACGGTGATTTTCGTACCGGAACGTGCGCCGCAGGGAAAGGTCGCTCAACTCCTCATCTATGGCGCCAATGTTATCAGTGTTAAGGGGAATTATCAGCAGACCTTTGAAATGTCAGCAGCAGCTATTGAGAAATGGGGCTGGTATAATCGGAACGCAGCAATTAACCCGCATTTAGTCGAAGGGAAAAAGACGGTTTCCCTAGAGATTGCAGAGCAGTTGGAATGGCAGGTACCAGATTGGGTCGTAGTCTCTGTAGGTGATGGTTGTACGGTGGCTGGTGTTTACAAGGGATTCTATGACTTACATCAGATTGGCTTAATTGATAGAATTCCCAAAATACTAGCTGTTCAAGCGGCGGGCTGTAGCCCTTTATATAAGGCATTCCTAGAGAATAAGCCGTTCGAACCAACAGAAGAGAATACCATTGCCGATAGTATTGCAGTAGGTGTACCACGCAATCCAATTAAGGCACTTCGAGCAGTCAAGGACTCCCAAGGTACGTATATTACAGTTACCGATGAAGAGATTCTAGCAGCTATGAAACTATTAGGTTCACTGGAAGGAATCTTTGGAGAGCCAGCAGGTGTGACAGGGCTTGCAGGGCTGATAAAGGCATTACAGGAGCAGACAATTGTAAGTACGGAAAGCGTTGCATTCATCTGTACAGGGAATGGCCTAAAGGACGTACAGAATGCGATTCAAGCAGCAGGAGAGCCATTGAAACTTGAGCCAGATGTGAAAGAGCTAGATAAAATAGACTTATTCCATAATATGAAATAA
- a CDS encoding YgeY family selenium metabolism-linked hydrolase, with amino-acid sequence MADAFASKMVDFCQRLIRIPSISGEEEEVAKCIATEMKTLGYDEIWIDKYGNVIGKIKGTGISADGSKPKSILFDGHIDTVPVSDTNQWTKKPYGGDIMDGKVYGRGATDMKGAVAAMVYAAGAIAQSGERPAGDIYVSGTVHEEIFEGIAFDNVLNETSPDVVVIGEATELKLNIGQRGRGEIAIYNYGKSAHSANPQVGINAVVKMYPIIQELEKLEPTVHPVLGKGIAVVTDIISTPYPGASVVPNQCRITIDRRLLVGETEESVIAQLQEVIDKAKAVDTEISAKVEFVRGEANCYTGEKMNGLRFFPGWLLDRNSETVLTAEKALQDSGLEAVINTYSFCTNGSQSAGVRGIDTIGFGPSRENLAHSVDEYIEISQLEGAMKGYIALAQAIAK; translated from the coding sequence ATGGCAGATGCTTTTGCAAGCAAAATGGTAGACTTTTGTCAGAGATTAATACGCATTCCTAGCATTTCCGGCGAGGAAGAAGAAGTAGCGAAGTGTATTGCTACTGAAATGAAAACCCTTGGATATGATGAGATTTGGATTGATAAGTATGGTAATGTCATAGGAAAAATTAAAGGAACAGGCATTTCTGCTGATGGCTCAAAGCCAAAATCGATTCTTTTCGATGGGCATATTGATACAGTCCCTGTTTCTGACACGAACCAATGGACGAAGAAGCCATATGGCGGCGATATTATGGATGGAAAAGTGTATGGTCGTGGTGCAACGGATATGAAGGGTGCCGTTGCGGCGATGGTCTATGCTGCGGGAGCAATCGCCCAAAGTGGCGAAAGGCCTGCGGGAGATATTTATGTCAGTGGAACTGTTCATGAAGAAATTTTTGAAGGAATTGCCTTTGACAATGTTCTCAATGAAACGAGTCCAGATGTGGTCGTTATAGGCGAAGCCACAGAATTGAAATTAAACATAGGGCAGCGTGGACGCGGGGAAATCGCCATCTATAACTACGGGAAATCAGCCCATTCCGCCAATCCGCAAGTGGGAATTAACGCAGTCGTGAAAATGTACCCAATCATCCAAGAGTTAGAGAAGTTAGAGCCTACAGTGCACCCTGTGCTAGGAAAGGGAATCGCTGTAGTCACAGATATTATCTCCACACCATATCCTGGTGCATCCGTAGTACCGAATCAATGCCGAATTACGATTGACCGAAGACTGCTTGTAGGTGAAACGGAAGAGAGCGTAATTGCTCAATTACAAGAGGTCATTGATAAGGCTAAAGCAGTAGATACGGAAATCTCCGCTAAGGTAGAATTCGTCCGTGGTGAGGCGAATTGCTACACGGGAGAGAAAATGAACGGACTACGTTTCTTCCCAGGCTGGTTATTAGATCGGAATAGCGAAACAGTATTAACAGCGGAAAAGGCATTACAAGACTCTGGACTAGAAGCAGTGATTAATACGTACTCATTCTGCACCAACGGAAGCCAAAGCGCAGGAGTAAGGGGCATTGATACCATAGGGTTTGGGCCATCTAGAGAAAATCTTGCCCACTCCGTAGACGAATACATTGAGATTAGCCAATTAGAAGGTGCAATGAAGGGCTATATCGCATTAGCGCAAGCAATCGCGAAGTAA
- a CDS encoding retropepsin-like aspartic protease, whose protein sequence is MKIRIENGLPIVSLRIEYQDKKIELNNVLIDTGSSNTIIDADLAGEVGIEIDPFKGKAKRMYGVGGESELCYEQPVSRLTIDANVLEGFRLQLGITRETYGFDAILGSDYFIAQKSIIDYKTYSIK, encoded by the coding sequence TTGAAAATCCGAATAGAAAACGGCTTGCCAATCGTTTCGTTGAGAATAGAATACCAGGATAAAAAAATAGAATTAAATAATGTTTTAATTGATACAGGTTCATCAAATACGATTATCGATGCCGATCTAGCAGGTGAAGTGGGAATTGAAATTGACCCATTTAAAGGCAAAGCTAAAAGGATGTATGGAGTAGGCGGAGAGAGTGAATTGTGTTATGAGCAACCAGTATCAAGATTAACAATAGATGCAAATGTCTTAGAAGGTTTTAGATTGCAACTGGGAATTACGCGAGAGACTTATGGATTTGATGCAATATTAGGATCGGATTACTTTATAGCACAAAAATCAATAATAGATTATAAAACATATTCGATTAAATAG
- a CDS encoding PLP-dependent cysteine synthase family protein codes for MTNNKVPFGPTYEEMLNPDTINPQIRQQAIQAAEQNELDPINLFNISWKDKEGQVRKVVLPKELTGVDANIVVMLGTYFPSGSHKVGPAYSTLIEGCVDGEILPGEHTILGPSTGNFGIGVSYICNLMGYDAIVIMPDNMSKERYERIQRYGAKLDLTPGTESDVILTLQRTYELKKDPKNRPLAQFELMPNYRFHRHVTGNSAIEAVKGIGNGRVACFTSAPGSAGTIAAGDQIKAVFPEAKIVALEPYECSTLANGGLGQHRIEGIGDKMCTLIHNVLTTDFVTLVKDDECVRGLQVVQERFKELTGLFGVSGLCNILGAIKMAKYLKLGPDDNVVTIATDGFDRYNSVLEELAERELEVTDNVLDRWYRDIFMEADTRHVYDFRGQDGKEQLFKQKEHDWLPFGYAQEYLDAMKSMEFWDSEYEKYKEYDEKIKEKRGK; via the coding sequence ATGACAAACAACAAGGTACCATTTGGTCCAACGTATGAAGAAATGCTAAATCCTGACACCATAAACCCACAAATCCGTCAGCAAGCAATCCAAGCGGCTGAGCAGAATGAACTTGATCCAATCAATCTTTTCAACATTTCTTGGAAGGATAAAGAGGGGCAAGTCCGCAAAGTAGTGCTACCAAAGGAACTAACAGGTGTAGATGCGAACATAGTAGTCATGCTTGGAACATACTTCCCATCAGGCTCTCATAAAGTAGGGCCAGCGTATTCCACACTGATCGAAGGTTGCGTAGATGGCGAAATTCTTCCTGGCGAGCATACGATTTTAGGTCCATCAACAGGAAACTTTGGAATTGGTGTATCGTATATCTGTAACCTAATGGGTTATGATGCAATCGTAATCATGCCAGATAACATGAGTAAAGAGCGTTATGAGCGTATTCAAAGATATGGGGCGAAGCTTGATTTAACGCCGGGCACAGAATCAGATGTCATTTTAACATTACAAAGAACCTATGAATTAAAGAAAGATCCTAAGAATAGACCATTAGCACAGTTTGAGCTAATGCCGAACTACCGATTCCACCGCCATGTAACAGGAAACTCTGCAATTGAGGCAGTCAAAGGCATAGGCAATGGCCGTGTTGCTTGCTTTACAAGTGCGCCAGGATCTGCGGGCACAATTGCTGCAGGGGACCAAATCAAAGCAGTCTTCCCAGAAGCAAAGATTGTTGCTCTTGAGCCATATGAGTGCTCTACATTAGCAAATGGCGGTCTAGGCCAACACCGTATTGAAGGTATCGGCGACAAGATGTGTACACTAATCCATAACGTATTAACGACAGACTTCGTAACCCTTGTGAAGGATGATGAATGTGTACGTGGTTTACAAGTGGTGCAAGAGAGATTTAAAGAGCTGACTGGGTTGTTCGGAGTATCAGGGCTTTGCAACATCCTTGGTGCAATTAAGATGGCGAAGTATCTGAAGCTTGGGCCAGACGACAACGTAGTGACAATTGCTACGGATGGTTTTGACCGTTATAATTCCGTACTTGAGGAACTGGCTGAGCGTGAACTAGAAGTAACAGATAATGTATTGGATCGTTGGTATCGTGATATTTTCATGGAAGCAGACACGAGACATGTGTATGATTTCCGTGGCCAAGATGGCAAAGAGCAGCTATTTAAGCAGAAAGAACATGACTGGTTGCCGTTCGGATATGCTCAGGAATACCTTGACGCTATGAAGTCTATGGAATTCTGGGATAGCGAATATGAGAAGTACAAGGAATATGACGAGAAAATCAAAGAAAAGCGCGGAAAATAG
- a CDS encoding S1 family peptidase: MNINNISTQLLYTTVPIWGEKKNGEQVSGTGFIFSIPQKEDPNVTIPLLMTNYHVLEGVTRGIIEFAGQENNSPVKGKKIRVEFDSSVIANGKLENLDLIAIPIASTLNDLKQKNTPAFYRSITPEIVPSRKQIEELAAIEEITFIGYPSGLYDSYNVSPIVRRGITATPMWNKFKGEECFLIDAGVFPGSSGSPVFLYNQGSYATDSGITIGTRILFIGVLTESFIRNDSVFLGLGKVINSTTFLEHLKRFVQKISPHII; the protein is encoded by the coding sequence ATGAATATTAACAATATAAGTACGCAACTTTTATATACTACCGTTCCTATATGGGGAGAAAAAAAGAATGGGGAACAGGTTAGCGGAACAGGTTTTATCTTCTCTATCCCACAGAAAGAAGACCCTAATGTTACAATTCCACTTTTAATGACGAACTACCATGTACTTGAGGGTGTTACAAGAGGGATAATTGAATTTGCGGGACAAGAAAACAATTCTCCAGTAAAAGGGAAAAAAATTAGGGTGGAATTTGATAGTTCGGTAATAGCTAATGGAAAACTGGAGAACCTTGACTTAATTGCTATACCAATTGCTAGTACATTGAATGATCTTAAGCAAAAAAACACGCCAGCTTTTTACCGTTCAATTACACCTGAAATAGTTCCGTCTCGAAAGCAAATTGAAGAATTAGCAGCAATTGAAGAAATCACTTTTATCGGCTATCCAAGTGGATTGTATGATTCATATAATGTTTCACCAATAGTCAGAAGAGGGATTACGGCAACTCCTATGTGGAATAAGTTCAAAGGTGAGGAATGCTTTTTAATTGATGCTGGTGTTTTTCCTGGTTCAAGTGGAAGCCCTGTTTTTCTCTATAATCAGGGTAGTTACGCAACTGATAGTGGAATAACAATAGGAACAAGAATTTTGTTCATAGGTGTTCTGACAGAATCTTTTATTAGAAATGACAGTGTTTTCTTGGGATTAGGAAAAGTCATTAATAGTACTACTTTTTTAGAGCATTTAAAAAGATTTGTACAAAAAATATCTCCGCACATTATTTAG
- a CDS encoding GNAT family N-acetyltransferase, which yields MEHKLECCDITIRIATEDDFLEVWGLLQPVFQKGDSYPHPPEMTEEEAFHLWMEVPIATYVAIQDHKPIGTYYIKANQIGLGNHVCNSGYVVSPEARGLGLGRMLCEHSKAQAKALGFLAMQFNFVVSTNTIAVNLWQSCGFSIVGTLPKAFRHLEKGLVDAYVMYHWLE from the coding sequence ATGGAGCACAAGTTAGAATGTTGTGATATCACAATACGGATAGCAACGGAAGATGATTTTTTAGAGGTATGGGGGTTATTACAACCAGTATTTCAAAAAGGTGATAGCTACCCACATCCGCCGGAGATGACAGAGGAAGAAGCATTTCATCTGTGGATGGAAGTACCTATTGCAACCTATGTAGCCATCCAAGACCATAAGCCAATAGGAACATATTACATTAAGGCGAATCAAATTGGCCTAGGAAACCATGTTTGCAACTCGGGCTACGTGGTAAGCCCAGAAGCAAGGGGGCTAGGACTTGGGAGGATGTTATGTGAACATTCTAAAGCGCAAGCAAAGGCCCTTGGATTTTTGGCGATGCAGTTTAATTTTGTCGTTAGTACGAACACGATAGCCGTAAATCTATGGCAAAGCTGTGGGTTTTCGATCGTAGGAACACTTCCTAAGGCGTTTCGTCATCTGGAAAAAGGCCTAGTAGACGCCTATGTCATGTATCATTGGTTAGAATAA
- a CDS encoding small multi-drug export protein encodes MSFLVELWEYVVIFTLAAIPWIEIAVVIPIGIAAGLSPFWVTAVAFIGNWLPVLLIIVLYEKWQIWRAKRRERQTSIERTDEEPAQIVGESTQVEEGTKKGKRAQRIWNRYGLPGLALLAPAITGIHLAAVMALALKSSKRATLVWMTISLVVWAVGMGLVSYYGLEWFDFIKR; translated from the coding sequence ATGAGTTTTTTGGTTGAGTTATGGGAGTATGTTGTAATTTTCACCTTAGCCGCTATCCCGTGGATAGAGATTGCCGTAGTTATACCGATTGGAATCGCCGCAGGCCTATCACCATTCTGGGTTACTGCTGTTGCCTTTATAGGGAATTGGCTACCAGTTCTGCTCATTATTGTACTATATGAAAAATGGCAAATCTGGCGCGCAAAGCGCAGAGAACGCCAAACTTCTATTGAACGGACGGATGAGGAACCTGCTCAGATTGTAGGAGAATCCACTCAAGTTGAAGAAGGAACTAAAAAAGGAAAACGCGCACAGAGAATTTGGAATCGGTACGGTCTTCCTGGATTAGCCCTATTAGCACCTGCAATTACTGGGATCCATCTAGCTGCCGTAATGGCCCTAGCATTGAAAAGCTCAAAGCGCGCTACTTTGGTTTGGATGACCATTAGCCTTGTCGTATGGGCTGTGGGTATGGGACTGGTATCTTATTACGGTTTAGAGTGGTTTGATTTCATCAAAAGGTAG